The DNA segment taattataatttattatattaaattcaaAGTcattcaattatatatatataattataaatattcacTTTTAGATACAAAATTCTTTTATCTTATAGTACAAAAAGATATTAAGATGGAGGAAGTTAAAACCTACCATCTTTACTCTAGTTACGAGGGACTGCATCATTAACTCAGTTTTTTGAATAAACAACAgattataaatatgtatataattttttaatcacgggtttcttattttatttatttgagtcaACCCAAAAGCTCATAATTTTATTCTAGACTAGATAAAGTCTTTAAAACATTTTCCCCCACAAATTGCTATTGCTTGGCTGATAAAGAGCCACGTGTCGTTTAAATAATGGACTGCACGAACCCTTTTAACTTTCCCTGTTTAGATAAAAGATTTCTTCGTACTTGGGACTGTGTCACcaagatttttgaaaatggggACTTGCGAAACATCCAAGATAATATGCGATTCATGCAAAACGACGCCGGCTCTGCTCTTCTGCCGCGCCGACGCCGCCTTCCTCTGCCTGGAATGCGACTCCGACATCCACGCCGCCAACAAGCTCGCTTCCCGCCACGCGCGCGTGTTGGTCTGCGAGGTGTGCGAGCAGGCCCCGGCCGTCGTCACCTGCAAAGCCGACGCCGCCGCGCTCTGCGCCGCGTGCGACGGAGACATACACTCGGCTAACCCCCTCGCCCGTCGCCACCAGCGGCTCCCCGTCGTTCCCTTCCGCGGCGCTGCCTCCGTTACGAAATCAGCCAACTCCTCCGCCGGCTCTGCCGCGTTCGGCAATGAGTACATCGCGGAGGAGGAGGAGGCGGCGGAGGAGGCCGATTCTTGGCTCCTCACGAAACTTGACGAGGGTCCCGGGTGGCCTGCTTACAAGTCTCATGAGGATCAGTACTTGTTCACTGATTCCGATCCTATAACATTCTTGGATCTTGATTTGATATCCGTTGAACATGAGAAGCCTAAGCAGGAGTATTCATGTGATGGAGTTGTTCCAGTAGTTCAACCCAAAAATGAATTCGAATCGGGCCATATTCTGGGTCCGATTGTGAACGGGTTTCCCAGTAGTACTCACGATGTCAAATTTCCAATATACTCGCAATCCATAAGCCAAAGTGTGCGTATCGATCTATATATGTACTTGATCCTTGATTTGTTTTCGTTCATCTTCATTTAATTTGTTGGTTAAAGTTTGAGTGATATATTATGGTTGCTGCAGGTATCATCTTCCAGCTCCTTGGAAAGAGAAGCAAGGGTGTTAAGGTACAGGGAGAAAAGAAAGAGTCGAAAGTTTGAGAAAACCATTCGATATGCATCGAGAAAGGCGTATGCGGAGACAAGGCCAAGAATTAAAGGGAGATTTGCAAAGCGTAGTTCGGAGCTGCTTGAACTTGATTCCTTCATTGCTGCTTATGATATTGATGCTTCATTTTGTGTTGTCCCCACCttctaattatatatatatataatcatcatCTCTTACGTGCTATCAATGTACTCAATTTTGATGATAACTCGTGGGAAGGGTATCATACGTTGGGTTATTCAACGAAGATGTGAATGTAATATTGAATCTAATCATGAAAGCATTGTGACATGTTGTTGTGCTGTACTTtgaattattaaaacttgaaaTGTTTTTCAGATTTAGTAATTGCTCGTTGAAATTagcaaatcaaaacaattaatgtGACATGAGACTACGGTGACAGAGGGAGGAAAACAACAAATGTGGAGAGTGGTGGATTGGGGCCATTCTATGCTTGCGGACCGGGCAGTACGGGTCTGCCAGATCCAATGGTCTCGAGCCATTTTGCACATCACATCATGGTGATGTGTTATGGCCTGGGGACGTTGGATTGTCCTCCGGGCACTACCCCGGAGGCAGCTAAGAATTGCCCAGTGGATTGATTTATTGACGAAAAGTTTTAGTTGGTTGTAACGATGCTGTATTTTAACGTTAACATACAATTATTTCACCCCCACAAACAGGGAATGTTTGACCCTAAAGTTCGAGCTTATCCCATGGGTACAATCCCATGTATAGGTGAAGCTTATTAATTGGTCCAAATCATATGTCCATCCACGGGTACTACCCTATGTATAGGTGGAGCTCACTAATTGATCCAAATTATGTGGTCATCCATGGGTTAGTACCCATGGAGTAAGTGGGGTAGGATCGAACTTTCCTTGTGGGCCGAATTTTCCCACAAAGTAGCCATCCGAGAACAGTTCGAAAGaattatgtttaaaaaaaaaactaaagaaaagaaaaatatagcTTGAAAGAAGAGGAAGTCGTGGAGACTGGAGAGTGCCCCATACCA comes from the Henckelia pumila isolate YLH828 chromosome 1, ASM3356847v2, whole genome shotgun sequence genome and includes:
- the LOC140875515 gene encoding zinc finger protein CONSTANS-LIKE 3-like gives rise to the protein MGTCETSKIICDSCKTTPALLFCRADAAFLCLECDSDIHAANKLASRHARVLVCEVCEQAPAVVTCKADAAALCAACDGDIHSANPLARRHQRLPVVPFRGAASVTKSANSSAGSAAFGNEYIAEEEEAAEEADSWLLTKLDEGPGWPAYKSHEDQYLFTDSDPITFLDLDLISVEHEKPKQEYSCDGVVPVVQPKNEFESGHILGPIVNGFPSSTHDVKFPIYSQSISQSVSSSSSLEREARVLRYREKRKSRKFEKTIRYASRKAYAETRPRIKGRFAKRSSELLELDSFIAAYDIDASFCVVPTF